One genomic region from Spirosoma sp. KCTC 42546 encodes:
- a CDS encoding 5'-methylthioadenosine/S-adenosylhomocysteine nucleosidase: MKTDILVITALALEFKAVEQLLINTIPIRHPTGTYYKRGSFTAGQHTFSVAVVETGAGNVNSAQETERAITFFQPEYIFFVGIAGGIKDVRIGDVIVSSEVIHYEGGKAGEVYKPRLSTYAANYELMSLAKLIARDNSWQHRVKDKINTYKAEVKPIAAGEKVVASERSATYELLNQYVSQALAVEMEGYGFLAPIHSHHAKGIVIRGISDLLNNKEVADASGSQPLAARNGTAFLAEMLVELANENRHSSNTTNVINPKVSIIKPNSANPLDDLEWRNRLTKILADLYEVGPTDNGGAWKRAGGKIGFLSNNSSNETQWFTALERLAKGGAGPITLESLLKTVQQDFGDNEEINNLCKYISLSN; encoded by the coding sequence ATGAAAACAGACATACTAGTTATCACCGCACTAGCATTGGAATTTAAAGCGGTCGAACAACTGCTTATAAATACTATTCCTATCAGACACCCAACCGGTACATACTATAAACGTGGTTCCTTTACTGCCGGGCAACATACTTTCTCAGTTGCTGTGGTGGAAACTGGTGCTGGTAACGTTAATTCTGCCCAAGAGACAGAAAGAGCTATTACTTTCTTTCAACCTGAGTATATCTTTTTCGTAGGCATAGCAGGAGGAATAAAAGACGTCCGTATTGGCGATGTTATTGTCTCTTCAGAAGTTATTCATTATGAAGGCGGCAAGGCAGGTGAAGTTTATAAGCCTCGTCTAAGTACTTATGCAGCCAACTATGAGTTAATGTCTTTGGCTAAATTAATAGCTAGGGATAATTCTTGGCAGCATAGAGTTAAGGATAAAATAAACACATATAAAGCTGAAGTCAAGCCAATTGCGGCTGGAGAAAAAGTAGTCGCTTCAGAGCGCTCGGCGACCTATGAACTCCTGAATCAATATGTAAGTCAAGCATTAGCCGTTGAGATGGAAGGCTACGGTTTTTTGGCTCCCATACATTCTCATCATGCTAAAGGCATAGTTATTCGAGGAATTTCAGATCTTCTGAATAATAAAGAAGTGGCTGATGCTAGCGGAAGTCAACCCCTGGCAGCACGTAATGGAACTGCTTTTTTAGCAGAAATGCTGGTAGAACTGGCAAACGAAAACCGACACTCATCGAATACTACCAATGTAATCAATCCTAAAGTATCAATCATTAAGCCAAATTCAGCAAATCCTCTTGATGATTTGGAGTGGCGAAATCGGTTGACAAAAATTCTGGCAGATCTTTACGAAGTAGGTCCGACTGATAACGGTGGTGCCTGGAAACGTGCTGGTGGAAAAATTGGCTTTCTTAGCAACAATAGTTCAAACGAAACACAATGGTTTACCGCCTTAGAACGCTTAGCAAAAGGCGGTGCTGGCCCCATTACTCTTGAATCACTTCTGAAAACAGTTCAACAAGATTTCGGAGATAATGAAGAAATAAATAATTTATGCAAGTATATATCTTTATCTAATTAA
- a CDS encoding effector-associated domain EAD1-containing protein — MQIHQAYFGAVNGTSHGQLVSSLTDTYLRSFLSGITDRPEALPTGFEISPYLSATTYRGYYILWRTWSDNEAKRLGMVFTHVLILSVQDLPRIPELSSVLSLLLDKPLPVAQQPTSLGPLSLSLIDHQKIEPVGAVPESWLTIINQMIDWHPGLLPIFVSGEADQFQKLLEDLWRGLPGTLRGLLGFGIRFTPPNKPNSALPMLVYIPVELEDKWRSKQITKLDINLVKTPEAPIEQLILNGQLGHDFLEFINNLDLSLENFRALNLCQRAYVQFKSLQPSELDAGKLLALLRSLRQLQPDPHKAVEIKRSTIKLLAEALPVVGVKEAMGLRNLPLTAFPPEDQLLEVALEQIVIDVIKAPKPNEDLQKNLLGYLVDTNAENIEPWWRQTALKAFEQSIVQDSMHTAKVIWLGVTKTETIRDYVLSTVPNTEDWEQILSKTIPRSLSIMVADSVTSFCVRRNWWDLFAETVAVAFKPVEALRRQIEAEKQLNISISPRVDKLVKRLSDSELVDIAVELTHTQLLELAGEVCGRDPKQLLPMDVHMQSWRTIWSISLTYTNSITVGLSNPKESISTFLKELAYGRASDSQPLELIAASTYANILHLPERTIIWSRLPTKLLPKFVSTTLDALVEEILAGKWTGTIEPVLMEKARSIEFIGKFLGQKWNEPAAVLSVNDVLHNLSDNYLKDYIHNLPAINGIIAARLGKLVYLNNWDSSARTLLSKAKSNTDFRPALYECTGMFNLLTKFINHQLFGHQATSIEAWYALEELLADLYEEGPDGEYKIWKKAGGDVTKFSNAQSRRAQWTEAIRLLRYGGGGKKISVESLIKAALDDYKGNSNLKALASLKHLFQS; from the coding sequence TTGCAAATCCATCAAGCATACTTTGGGGCTGTCAATGGCACATCGCACGGACAGTTAGTTAGTAGTCTGACCGATACTTATCTACGTTCTTTTTTATCTGGGATTACTGACCGTCCAGAAGCTTTACCAACGGGATTTGAAATTTCCCCTTATCTATCAGCTACTACATATAGAGGCTACTATATTCTTTGGCGAACTTGGTCCGACAACGAAGCAAAAAGATTGGGAATGGTATTTACACATGTCCTTATTCTATCAGTTCAAGATTTGCCTAGAATCCCCGAGTTAAGTTCTGTTTTGAGCTTATTGTTAGACAAGCCGCTTCCAGTGGCACAACAGCCAACTTCGTTGGGTCCATTATCATTATCTTTAATCGATCATCAAAAGATAGAGCCAGTCGGTGCCGTTCCAGAAAGTTGGTTAACAATAATCAATCAAATGATTGATTGGCATCCTGGACTATTACCAATTTTTGTATCAGGAGAAGCCGATCAATTTCAAAAATTATTAGAGGATCTATGGCGTGGTTTACCAGGCACCTTAAGAGGCTTATTAGGATTTGGAATCAGGTTCACTCCACCCAATAAACCCAACTCAGCCTTGCCGATGCTTGTATATATACCTGTTGAATTGGAGGACAAATGGCGAAGTAAGCAAATAACTAAACTAGACATTAATCTAGTAAAAACACCAGAGGCCCCAATCGAGCAGCTAATATTGAATGGACAGCTGGGTCATGACTTTCTTGAATTTATCAATAATCTGGACTTATCTCTAGAAAATTTTAGGGCTCTAAATTTATGCCAGCGTGCTTATGTGCAGTTTAAGAGTTTACAGCCTTCTGAATTAGATGCTGGTAAGTTGCTAGCCTTACTCAGATCGTTAAGACAATTGCAACCAGACCCTCATAAAGCTGTAGAAATTAAGCGTTCAACCATAAAATTATTAGCAGAGGCATTGCCAGTTGTTGGTGTTAAGGAAGCAATGGGCCTACGAAACCTACCTTTAACAGCTTTTCCGCCTGAAGACCAGCTTTTAGAAGTAGCTTTAGAACAAATAGTGATTGACGTTATTAAAGCCCCTAAGCCCAATGAAGATTTACAGAAAAACTTACTGGGCTATCTGGTCGATACGAACGCGGAAAATATTGAACCGTGGTGGCGCCAAACAGCTCTCAAAGCATTTGAACAGAGTATAGTACAAGATTCCATGCACACTGCTAAAGTAATATGGCTTGGGGTTACAAAAACTGAAACAATTCGTGATTATGTTCTGAGTACTGTTCCGAATACAGAGGATTGGGAGCAAATATTAAGTAAGACTATCCCAAGATCACTATCTATTATGGTAGCAGATAGTGTAACCAGTTTTTGTGTACGTCGGAATTGGTGGGACTTATTTGCAGAAACAGTTGCAGTCGCATTCAAACCCGTAGAAGCGTTACGAAGACAAATAGAAGCTGAAAAACAGCTTAATATTTCAATATCACCCCGTGTGGATAAGCTGGTAAAGCGACTTTCTGATAGCGAATTAGTAGATATAGCTGTAGAATTAACTCATACTCAGCTTTTGGAGCTAGCAGGTGAAGTTTGCGGAAGAGATCCTAAGCAACTTTTACCAATGGATGTGCATATGCAGTCCTGGCGGACGATATGGTCAATCTCATTAACTTACACTAATTCAATTACAGTTGGATTAAGCAATCCCAAAGAGTCAATCAGCACCTTCTTAAAAGAATTAGCTTATGGGCGGGCCAGTGACTCCCAACCATTAGAATTGATTGCAGCGTCAACATATGCAAATATCTTGCATTTACCGGAGAGGACTATTATATGGAGCAGACTACCAACCAAACTTCTTCCGAAATTTGTTTCAACGACTCTCGATGCATTAGTTGAAGAAATATTGGCTGGTAAATGGACAGGTACTATTGAGCCTGTTTTAATGGAGAAGGCCCGTAGTATAGAATTTATTGGAAAGTTTTTGGGGCAGAAATGGAATGAGCCAGCGGCTGTGCTATCTGTAAATGACGTTCTTCATAACTTGTCAGACAATTATCTTAAAGATTATATTCACAATCTTCCCGCAATAAATGGGATTATAGCTGCGCGGTTAGGAAAACTCGTATATCTAAATAATTGGGATTCATCCGCTAGAACACTTTTAAGCAAAGCGAAGTCTAATACTGATTTCCGACCTGCTTTATATGAGTGTACTGGTATGTTTAATCTTCTGACCAAATTCATAAATCATCAATTATTTGGGCACCAAGCAACCTCAATTGAGGCTTGGTATGCTCTTGAGGAGCTTTTGGCTGATTTATACGAAGAAGGTCCGGATGGTGAATACAAAATCTGGAAAAAAGCTGGTGGTGACGTAACTAAATTCTCCAATGCCCAAAGCCGCAGGGCGCAATGGACAGAAGCTATACGACTATTACGGTATGGAGGGGGAGGAAAAAAGATTTCAGTTGAATCGTTAATTAAAGCTGCGCTTGATGACTATAAAGGCAATTCTAATCTAAAGGCACTAGCTAGCCTGAAACATTTATTTCAATCATAA
- a CDS encoding ATP-binding protein produces the protein MITREAQTEIAQLLEEFPAVAVLGPRQVGKTTLAETIATAISPDPIYLDLESPTDQAKLREPEAYFELHKGQLIILDEIQRVPELFAILRGVIDRRRRQGYKTGQFLILGSASLDLLKQASESLAGRIAYKELSGLTATEIIAPKTGHQNRLWLRGGFPDSFLAKTDPASLRWRLNFINTYLERDVPQFGPRIPATTLRLLWTMLAHNQGAQVNMAQLGANLGISIPTTKRYIELLEDLLLIRHLRPWSGNIGKRLVKAPKVYIRDSGITHALLNLTDMDDLLGHPVVGASWEGFVVENLLSCLPVGVTPWFYRTSAGAEIDLVIERNKQQIYAIEIKRSMAPVLSKGFYLGCEDIGATSRFLVYPGTERYPVSKGVTAIALVDMMQEVRNIQ, from the coding sequence ATGATAACTCGTGAAGCCCAAACTGAAATCGCCCAGCTCCTTGAGGAGTTTCCTGCCGTTGCTGTACTTGGCCCCCGTCAAGTCGGCAAAACAACGCTGGCTGAAACAATCGCAACTGCTATTAGTCCTGATCCGATCTATCTTGATCTGGAGAGTCCAACGGATCAGGCTAAATTGCGTGAACCCGAAGCGTATTTTGAGTTGCATAAGGGACAGCTCATTATTCTGGACGAAATCCAGCGTGTGCCCGAATTGTTTGCCATTTTGCGCGGTGTTATTGACCGACGACGCAGACAGGGATACAAAACCGGCCAGTTTCTCATTTTGGGATCGGCATCGCTCGATCTATTAAAGCAAGCATCCGAATCCCTTGCCGGTCGCATCGCCTATAAAGAACTATCGGGTTTGACGGCTACGGAAATTATTGCTCCAAAGACCGGCCATCAGAATAGGCTTTGGCTACGTGGTGGATTTCCTGATAGCTTTTTAGCTAAAACCGATCCGGCCAGTCTTCGCTGGCGGCTCAACTTTATTAATACCTATCTAGAACGGGATGTACCCCAATTTGGCCCGCGCATTCCAGCCACGACCTTACGGCTCTTATGGACGATGCTAGCCCACAACCAAGGGGCTCAAGTAAACATGGCTCAATTAGGGGCCAATCTGGGTATAAGTATACCCACAACCAAAAGGTACATCGAACTTTTGGAAGACCTGTTACTGATCCGCCATTTGCGCCCGTGGTCAGGCAATATTGGGAAACGCTTGGTCAAAGCTCCTAAAGTCTATATTCGCGATAGCGGCATTACCCATGCGTTACTCAACCTGACGGATATGGATGATCTGCTGGGGCATCCGGTGGTCGGAGCCAGTTGGGAAGGGTTCGTCGTGGAAAACCTGCTATCCTGCTTACCCGTTGGTGTTACCCCATGGTTTTACCGGACATCAGCAGGCGCGGAAATTGATCTCGTTATCGAACGAAATAAGCAGCAGATATACGCCATCGAAATCAAGCGTTCGATGGCTCCAGTACTCTCGAAAGGGTTTTATCTGGGTTGCGAAGACATCGGTGCAACCAGCCGATTTCTGGTTTATCCAGGCACAGAGCGTTACCCAGTTTCCAAAGGTGTCACAGCAATCGCCTTGGTTGATATGATGCAGGAAGTTCGCAATATTCAGTGA